In one window of Paracholeplasma morum DNA:
- the rplJ gene encoding 50S ribosomal protein L10, with amino-acid sequence MNNAILERKKSQVDLLVGRIQEAKTIVAFDYPGLSVKDFTELRIELRKNGCDATVYKNNIARRAVALTGHAEIAEFFVGAKAIVFSNDDVVAPARVIYEFAKTHKNVSMSTGIIEGKTASVEELYALATLPSYETLLTQLAAGMLMPVRELAIGLNMIANPEE; translated from the coding sequence ATGAACAACGCTATTTTAGAGCGCAAAAAGAGTCAGGTAGATCTACTGGTTGGAAGAATCCAAGAAGCAAAAACGATCGTTGCTTTTGATTATCCAGGTTTATCAGTTAAAGATTTTACTGAACTTCGTATCGAATTAAGAAAAAATGGATGCGATGCGACAGTTTACAAAAACAATATTGCTCGTCGTGCTGTTGCTTTAACAGGACATGCCGAAATTGCTGAATTCTTCGTTGGTGCTAAAGCTATCGTTTTCTCAAATGATGACGTAGTTGCACCTGCGCGTGTTATTTATGAATTCGCAAAGACACACAAGAACGTTTCTATGAGCACTGGTATCATTGAAGGCAAAACTGCATCAGTTGAAGAACTATATGCACTTGCTACATTACCATCATACGAAACATTACTTACTCAACTTGCAGCTGGTATGTTAATGCCAGTGCGCGAATTAGCAATCGGATTAAACATGATTGCTAATCCAGAAGAATAA
- the rpoC gene encoding DNA-directed RNA polymerase subunit beta', whose product MAKDKKVLVEDLKLSSETKEYLTLSGIDTLEDFNTFTLKELRLLLKTEAAFDEVAANVLKKYQLPVLVENLALSKELESALEEINISETKALLALNAEQLHDVIAHDGLLYDELEVIYAMYGVNMPDKSELVHHHEHVEATLVEEEVNTPISVDAFVKAALLKPKPKTYGSTDYSHLKIRLASPEEIRAWSYGEVLKHETINYRTLKPEEGGLFCERIFGPTKDYQCLCGKKRNLDKGQICDKCGVEITESKVRRERMGHIELEAPVVHTWYLKNSPSKIALLLDIKAKELEEVVYLASYIVTDAGDTPLTKKQILSEMEYNQYYEQYGNKFKAMTGAEAIKKLLQDIDLDKEVKSLRKKLKSPSKQKRDRVIKRLEVVEAFNNSDNKPEWMVLDVLPVIPPDIRPMVALDGGRFATTDLNDLYRRILNRNNRLKRQKEQNAPRLIMKNEKRMLQEAVDALIDNAKRGKKAVVERNRHLKSLSDMLRGKQGRFRQNLLGKRVDFSGRSVIIVGPDLEMYQCGIPREMAITLFKPFVLRELTKRKETIQAAKRSYEALDDDAWSALEAVVVEHPVLLNRAPTLHRLGIQAFEPKLIEGKAIRLHPLVTTAFNADFDGDQMAVHVPLSHEAQAEARLLMLASNNILNPKDGKPVVTPSQDMVLGNYYLTMTRKGEDNEGHFFTGFNEAYMAYKNNIITLHTQIVFDPKSLNSAFTEEQRNSYLVTTLGKVIFNNILPESFPFLNEPSEDNLLNKTPDKFFVKKGLNVREYIKNMETPKAFGKKYLSLIIAEVFKQFQINETSKMLDKLKDLGFKYSTVAGITVSASDMVVYSKKQERLSAAEAKITQLDEFFDDGVLTESERLKLVVDEWTKAGADIQAGVMDEFDKTGHMYIIYDSGARGNKSNFAQLLGMRGLMTNPSGETIEIPVKASFREGLSVSEFFISTHGARKGSTDTALKTAESGYLTRRLVDVSQDVIVDIEDCGTEKGVVMEAVKDNDGKDTVALYDRIIGRYTSQSIIHPETKEVLLEANKLITNELGEMIVNAGVTAVEIRSVLTCNSVNGVCKMCYGRNLATNKSVEVGEAVGVIAAQSIGEPGTQLTMRTFHTGGVASASDITAGLPRIQELFEARKPKGQAVITEVNGKIKSIESSKNGFMVTVISNQMKDGEPKEYKYTLDSSAQLLVKRGQAVKAGDRLNKGSIHPKELLRVASAEAVQKYIVEEAQKVYRSQGVEIGDKHFEIIVNQMLRKITIIFEGDTELLPGSKVSIAEFKRANLKAIKNRLRPAVGQPELLGITRASLQSDSFLSAASFQETTRILTDAAIHGKTDELHGLKENVIIGGLIPAGTGILKEKFFHYEKPEYDDEELDIA is encoded by the coding sequence ATGGCAAAAGATAAAAAAGTCCTTGTTGAAGATTTAAAACTCTCTTCAGAAACAAAAGAATATTTAACCCTTTCTGGTATTGATACCCTTGAGGATTTCAATACATTCACATTAAAAGAATTAAGACTATTATTAAAGACAGAGGCTGCTTTCGATGAAGTGGCAGCCAATGTCTTAAAGAAATATCAATTGCCTGTATTAGTTGAAAACCTAGCTTTATCGAAAGAACTAGAATCAGCTTTAGAAGAAATCAATATTTCTGAAACAAAAGCCTTATTAGCTTTAAATGCCGAACAACTACATGATGTAATTGCACATGATGGGTTATTATATGATGAATTAGAAGTGATTTATGCTATGTATGGCGTCAACATGCCAGATAAGAGCGAACTTGTTCATCACCATGAACATGTTGAAGCTACCTTAGTAGAGGAAGAAGTTAACACACCTATTAGTGTAGATGCTTTCGTTAAAGCGGCACTTCTAAAACCAAAACCAAAAACTTACGGTTCAACTGACTATTCTCATTTAAAGATTAGATTAGCTTCTCCTGAAGAAATTAGAGCATGGAGCTATGGTGAAGTCTTAAAACACGAAACCATTAACTACCGTACTTTAAAACCTGAAGAAGGCGGACTATTCTGCGAAAGAATCTTCGGTCCAACCAAAGATTACCAATGTCTATGTGGTAAAAAACGTAATTTAGATAAGGGTCAAATTTGTGACAAATGTGGTGTTGAAATCACAGAATCCAAAGTTCGTAGAGAACGTATGGGACACATTGAACTTGAAGCACCAGTTGTTCATACTTGGTACTTAAAGAACTCCCCATCTAAGATTGCCTTACTATTAGACATTAAAGCTAAAGAACTTGAAGAAGTTGTTTATTTAGCAAGTTATATTGTTACAGATGCTGGAGATACACCACTCACTAAGAAACAAATCTTATCTGAAATGGAATACAACCAATACTATGAACAATATGGCAACAAGTTCAAAGCGATGACTGGTGCTGAAGCGATTAAAAAGCTTTTACAAGATATCGACTTAGACAAAGAAGTTAAGAGCTTAAGAAAGAAACTTAAATCCCCTTCTAAACAAAAACGCGACCGTGTTATCAAACGTCTAGAAGTGGTTGAAGCTTTCAACAACTCTGACAACAAACCAGAATGGATGGTACTGGATGTACTACCAGTTATTCCACCAGACATTCGTCCAATGGTTGCCCTAGATGGTGGCCGTTTCGCAACCACTGACCTTAATGACCTTTACAGACGTATTCTTAACAGAAACAACCGTCTAAAACGTCAAAAAGAACAAAATGCACCTCGTTTAATCATGAAGAATGAAAAACGTATGTTACAAGAAGCGGTTGACGCTTTAATTGACAACGCTAAACGTGGTAAAAAAGCGGTTGTTGAAAGAAACAGACACTTAAAATCACTATCAGATATGTTACGTGGTAAACAAGGTCGTTTCCGTCAAAACTTACTTGGTAAGCGTGTTGACTTCTCAGGTCGTTCAGTTATTATCGTTGGACCGGACTTAGAGATGTATCAATGTGGTATTCCAAGAGAAATGGCGATCACATTATTCAAACCATTCGTATTAAGAGAACTTACAAAACGTAAAGAAACCATCCAAGCAGCTAAACGCTCATATGAAGCATTAGATGACGATGCATGGAGTGCATTAGAAGCGGTTGTAGTAGAACATCCAGTATTACTTAACCGTGCCCCAACTCTACATAGACTAGGTATTCAAGCATTTGAACCTAAACTAATTGAAGGGAAAGCAATCCGTCTTCACCCACTTGTTACAACAGCATTCAACGCCGACTTCGACGGTGACCAAATGGCGGTACACGTACCGTTATCACACGAAGCTCAAGCTGAAGCTAGACTCTTAATGCTTGCTTCAAACAACATCCTTAACCCTAAAGATGGTAAACCAGTTGTTACCCCTTCACAAGACATGGTTTTAGGTAACTATTACTTAACTATGACTCGTAAAGGCGAAGATAATGAAGGCCACTTCTTTACAGGATTTAACGAAGCTTACATGGCTTATAAGAACAACATCATTACTTTACATACACAAATTGTATTTGATCCAAAATCGCTTAACAGCGCGTTCACTGAAGAACAACGCAATTCGTATTTGGTTACAACACTTGGTAAAGTAATTTTCAACAACATCTTACCAGAATCATTCCCATTCTTGAATGAACCTTCAGAAGACAACCTATTAAACAAGACACCAGATAAGTTCTTTGTTAAGAAGGGTCTAAATGTTAGAGAATACATTAAGAATATGGAAACGCCAAAGGCATTTGGTAAGAAGTATCTAAGTTTAATTATTGCGGAAGTATTTAAACAATTCCAAATCAATGAAACTTCTAAGATGCTAGACAAATTAAAAGACTTAGGATTTAAATACTCAACTGTAGCTGGTATTACCGTATCTGCTTCAGACATGGTTGTTTATTCTAAGAAACAAGAAAGACTTAGCGCAGCAGAAGCCAAAATTACTCAACTAGATGAGTTCTTCGATGACGGTGTATTAACCGAGAGCGAAAGACTTAAACTCGTTGTCGATGAATGGACAAAAGCTGGTGCTGACATTCAAGCAGGCGTTATGGACGAATTTGATAAGACAGGTCATATGTATATCATTTACGATTCAGGAGCCCGTGGTAACAAATCAAACTTCGCCCAACTATTAGGTATGCGTGGTCTGATGACTAACCCATCAGGGGAAACCATCGAAATTCCAGTTAAAGCATCCTTTAGAGAAGGATTATCCGTATCAGAATTCTTTATTTCAACCCACGGTGCCCGTAAGGGTTCTACCGATACAGCCTTAAAGACAGCTGAATCAGGTTACTTAACAAGACGTTTAGTTGACGTATCGCAAGACGTTATTGTTGATATTGAAGACTGTGGCACTGAAAAGGGCGTTGTAATGGAAGCAGTTAAGGATAATGACGGTAAAGATACAGTCGCGTTATATGACCGTATTATCGGCCGTTATACTTCTCAATCCATTATCCATCCAGAAACTAAAGAAGTCTTACTTGAAGCTAATAAGTTAATTACAAACGAACTTGGCGAAATGATTGTAAATGCAGGTGTTACTGCAGTTGAAATCAGAAGCGTGTTAACATGTAATTCAGTTAATGGTGTATGTAAGATGTGTTATGGTAGAAACCTTGCTACAAACAAATCTGTTGAAGTCGGAGAAGCAGTCGGTGTTATTGCCGCTCAATCAATCGGTGAACCAGGTACACAGTTAACCATGCGTACATTCCACACCGGTGGGGTTGCCTCTGCATCAGATATCACAGCCGGTCTTCCACGTATTCAAGAATTATTCGAAGCGAGAAAGCCAAAAGGTCAAGCTGTTATCACAGAAGTTAACGGTAAGATTAAGTCTATTGAATCCTCTAAGAATGGCTTTATGGTCACTGTAATTTCTAACCAAATGAAAGACGGAGAACCTAAAGAATACAAGTATACTTTAGATTCAAGCGCTCAATTGTTAGTAAAACGTGGACAAGCTGTTAAGGCTGGAGATAGACTAAATAAAGGATCTATCCATCCAAAAGAATTATTAAGAGTAGCTTCTGCTGAAGCTGTTCAAAAATATATCGTCGAAGAAGCTCAAAAAGTATACCGCTCACAAGGGGTAGAAATTGGCGATAAGCACTTTGAAATCATTGTTAACCAAATGTTAAGAAAGATCACCATCATTTTTGAAGGTGATACAGAATTACTACCAGGTTCTAAAGTATCAATTGCTGAATTCAAGAGAGCAAACCTTAAAGCAATTAAGAATCGTTTAAGACCAGCGGTTGGACAACCTGAATTATTAGGTATCACACGCGCGTCTCTACAAAGTGATTCATTCTTATCAGCTGCATCCTTCCAAGAAACAACACGTATTCTTACAGATGCCGCAATTCATGGTAAGACAGACGAACTACATGGCTTGAAAGAAAATGTCATCATCGGTGGATTAATCCCTGCTGGTACAGGTATCTTGAAAGAAAAGTTCTTCCACTATGAAAAACCAGAGTACGACGACGAAGAATTAGATATTGCTTAA
- the rpoB gene encoding DNA-directed RNA polymerase subunit beta: protein MGYRTVQYGKKAVRRNYSKMRHEIELPDLIEIQTKSFDWFVNEGLAKLFEDISPIESYNGDFKLYFTNHRFEEPKYDIINSKIRDTSYSKPLFVTVRLENVLAGTVIEKQLFMGDFQYMTPVGTFIINGAERVVVSQIVRSAGVYYTSDFDKKTNTHRFLSQVIPTRGAWLEYEMGAKNIFYGKLDRSKKVSLTALLQAFGFDGIEEIKKLFPTYKKMLDETFKKDEKEGIISSDAAIEDLYAKLRQGEKIPVSAAKEFVRTRLFDQRRYDLEEVGRYKYKQKLDVVSRLMTIAQGITASNQPAIYRYAQDIIDPITKKVLIEKDQIVDVESIEVIKQNKAALRKVILSKEASLQNESETEVFGIKTSDLFEQYAKEDILFMPADSKDVGLLVAARTKITPEIRTLLYKNRNNIMFQRKDEHGTVVYEKDGNKAKQLLELYGKIDGVTPIEYKKEIIVEENIVNLISGEIIVEAGTPLTSDVRHTLLMNREGLTYQSLRYLRTFVEKDILLMDDSVLFYEGTEVTDEVYHQIYANKINLKSIEDLRYTTVYAKCDIDILEDYRRHETAEVAKDHKPIIYAGSEITESNLLDLQFHRNKLDENVIKYFLVSGKKYEFFRKESERRASYVESVLVKPATGDSKEVIEIIGHDSRESRLHITVSDIIASVSYYLNLYDGVGKTDDIDHLSNRRLRLIGELLKNQFRIGLAKLEKNIKDKMSTADAREASLQSLINIKPLTASLKEFFGSSQLSQFMDQINPLAELTQKRRVSALGTGGLARDRAGVEVRDVHESHYGRICPIETPEGPSIGLISSLASYARVDEYGFIQTPYLRVDKSNPKRHVVTDEFVYLTAGEEEQFVIASADIQLDEDGGFQTETIIGRFMGETKAFPSSRVDFQDVSPKQIVSVATSSIPFLEHDDASRALMGANMQRQAVPLLIPDSPIVGTGIEHRAAKDSGSAIVSGVEGIVVYADSRIIKIAIKPEASLKTPRGKVVYDKDQAFNWEAYDQIRQAKMTDLLKVEAYPLTQFLRSNQDTAILQKPIVSIGEYVQKGDVIADGPSISKAELALGRNVVVAFMTWEGYNYEDAVIMSENLVRDDVYTSIHIDEHQIECRDTKLGKEEITREIPNASADALKYLDDRGIVVLGTEVKEGDILVGKITPKGQTEPTPEEKLLQAIFNEKAREVRDTSLRVPHGGGGIVQSIQYFSKSNGDELGPGVNEVIRVYIVKKRKISEGDKMAGRHGNKGVISKILPREDMPYMADGTPIDIMLNPLGVPSRMNIGQILEIHLGMAAKKLGVKVATPVFDGLTQADLADIMAEAGMAPDGKQTLYDGRTGEPYENRVSVGVMYMIKLSHMVDDKLHARSVGPYTLVTQQPMGGKAQNGGQRFGEMEVWALYAYGAAHTLKEILTVKSDDIIGRNKVYRAITDGKPIPDSHIPESFRVLTRELQSLGLYVELIDAETGENEVNKSLVDQTNPFERKGGF from the coding sequence ATGGGATATCGTACAGTGCAGTACGGTAAGAAAGCAGTTAGACGCAACTACTCGAAAATGCGTCATGAGATTGAATTGCCAGATTTGATCGAAATTCAGACTAAATCGTTTGATTGGTTTGTTAATGAAGGGCTCGCAAAGCTTTTCGAAGATATTTCGCCTATCGAATCGTATAATGGTGATTTCAAACTGTACTTTACTAACCACCGATTTGAAGAACCTAAGTATGACATTATCAATTCAAAGATTAGAGACACAAGTTATTCAAAACCACTGTTTGTAACAGTAAGACTTGAAAACGTACTCGCAGGGACCGTTATTGAAAAACAACTCTTTATGGGTGATTTCCAATACATGACTCCAGTCGGTACTTTTATCATTAATGGTGCTGAACGTGTCGTCGTCTCACAAATTGTTCGTTCTGCTGGGGTTTATTACACAAGTGATTTTGACAAAAAGACGAATACACATCGTTTCTTATCTCAAGTCATCCCAACTCGTGGTGCTTGGCTAGAATATGAAATGGGTGCAAAGAATATATTTTACGGTAAACTTGACCGTTCTAAGAAAGTTTCTTTAACAGCTTTACTTCAAGCTTTCGGTTTTGACGGCATCGAAGAAATCAAGAAATTATTCCCAACCTATAAGAAAATGTTGGATGAAACTTTCAAAAAAGATGAAAAAGAAGGCATCATTTCCAGTGATGCTGCTATCGAAGATTTATATGCAAAACTAAGACAAGGTGAAAAAATTCCTGTCTCAGCTGCCAAAGAGTTCGTAAGAACCCGTTTATTTGATCAAAGACGTTATGACTTAGAAGAAGTTGGACGTTACAAATACAAACAAAAGCTGGATGTTGTTTCGCGCTTGATGACCATTGCACAAGGTATTACAGCGTCAAACCAACCTGCTATATACCGTTATGCTCAAGACATCATTGATCCAATCACTAAAAAAGTATTGATTGAAAAAGACCAAATCGTGGATGTTGAATCCATTGAAGTAATCAAGCAAAACAAAGCTGCTTTAAGAAAAGTAATTCTTTCTAAAGAAGCAAGCTTACAAAATGAGTCTGAAACAGAAGTGTTCGGTATTAAAACATCTGACTTATTCGAACAATACGCTAAAGAAGACATTCTTTTCATGCCAGCAGATTCTAAAGATGTTGGCTTACTCGTAGCTGCTCGTACTAAGATTACACCTGAAATCAGAACCTTATTATACAAAAACAGAAACAATATCATGTTCCAAAGGAAAGATGAACATGGCACAGTTGTTTATGAAAAAGATGGTAACAAGGCAAAACAATTATTAGAACTTTATGGAAAAATTGATGGTGTTACCCCAATTGAGTACAAAAAAGAAATCATTGTTGAAGAAAACATTGTTAACTTAATTTCTGGTGAAATCATCGTTGAAGCTGGCACACCATTAACAAGTGATGTTAGACATACATTGTTGATGAACCGCGAAGGCTTAACGTATCAATCACTAAGATACTTACGTACATTTGTTGAAAAAGACATTCTATTAATGGATGATTCTGTATTATTCTACGAAGGTACTGAAGTTACTGATGAAGTTTATCATCAAATTTATGCAAACAAAATCAACCTTAAGTCTATTGAAGATTTAAGATATACTACTGTTTACGCTAAGTGCGACATCGATATTCTTGAAGATTATAGACGTCACGAAACAGCTGAAGTAGCAAAAGACCACAAACCTATCATTTATGCCGGTTCAGAAATCACAGAATCCAACCTTTTAGACCTACAATTCCATAGAAACAAACTAGATGAAAACGTCATCAAGTACTTCTTGGTATCAGGTAAAAAATATGAATTCTTCAGAAAAGAATCTGAACGTCGTGCATCTTATGTTGAATCTGTATTGGTTAAACCAGCGACTGGCGATTCTAAAGAAGTCATCGAAATCATTGGACATGACTCTAGAGAATCTAGATTACACATTACAGTTTCAGACATCATTGCCTCTGTTTCTTACTACCTAAACCTATACGATGGTGTTGGTAAGACAGACGACATTGACCACTTATCCAATAGACGCTTACGTTTAATTGGGGAACTATTAAAGAATCAGTTCAGAATCGGTTTAGCTAAACTTGAGAAGAACATTAAAGATAAGATGTCTACAGCTGATGCTAGAGAAGCAAGCCTTCAATCTCTTATCAATATCAAACCATTAACTGCATCACTTAAGGAATTCTTCGGAAGCTCTCAATTGTCTCAGTTCATGGATCAAATCAACCCACTTGCTGAGTTAACTCAAAAGAGAAGAGTTTCTGCCCTAGGTACTGGTGGTCTTGCAAGAGACAGAGCCGGCGTCGAAGTTCGTGACGTTCACGAATCTCACTATGGTAGAATCTGTCCAATTGAAACACCTGAAGGTCCATCAATTGGTCTGATTTCATCTTTAGCATCTTATGCTCGTGTAGATGAATACGGATTCATTCAAACACCATACTTAAGAGTAGATAAGTCCAATCCAAAACGCCACGTCGTTACAGATGAATTTGTATACTTAACAGCGGGTGAAGAAGAACAATTCGTTATTGCTTCTGCTGACATTCAACTAGATGAAGATGGTGGTTTCCAAACAGAAACAATTATTGGACGCTTTATGGGTGAAACGAAGGCATTCCCGTCTTCAAGAGTAGATTTCCAAGACGTATCTCCAAAACAAATTGTATCGGTTGCGACTTCATCGATTCCATTCTTGGAACACGATGATGCCTCACGTGCCCTAATGGGTGCGAACATGCAACGTCAAGCAGTTCCACTATTAATACCGGATTCACCAATTGTTGGTACAGGTATTGAACACAGAGCCGCAAAAGACTCTGGTAGTGCGATTGTCTCTGGCGTTGAAGGTATTGTTGTGTATGCCGATTCAAGAATCATCAAAATTGCGATTAAACCAGAAGCGTCACTTAAGACACCTCGTGGCAAAGTAGTTTATGATAAGGACCAAGCATTTAACTGGGAAGCTTATGATCAAATTAGACAAGCTAAGATGACAGATCTTCTTAAGGTTGAAGCATATCCACTTACTCAATTCTTGCGTTCTAACCAAGACACTGCGATTCTCCAAAAACCAATCGTTTCAATTGGAGAATATGTTCAAAAAGGTGATGTAATCGCTGATGGACCATCCATTAGTAAAGCTGAACTTGCCCTAGGAAGAAACGTTGTAGTAGCGTTTATGACTTGGGAAGGTTATAACTATGAAGATGCCGTCATCATGAGTGAAAACTTAGTCAGAGATGACGTGTACACTTCAATTCACATTGATGAACATCAAATTGAATGCCGTGATACCAAACTTGGTAAAGAAGAAATCACAAGAGAAATTCCAAACGCATCTGCGGATGCTCTAAAATATCTTGATGACAGAGGTATCGTAGTTTTAGGTACTGAAGTTAAAGAAGGCGACATCTTAGTTGGTAAGATTACGCCAAAAGGACAAACTGAACCAACACCAGAAGAAAAACTTCTACAAGCAATCTTTAATGAAAAAGCTAGAGAAGTTAGAGATACTTCATTAAGAGTACCTCATGGTGGTGGCGGGATTGTTCAATCCATTCAATACTTCTCGAAGTCTAATGGCGATGAACTCGGGCCAGGCGTCAACGAGGTTATTCGTGTCTATATCGTTAAGAAACGTAAAATTAGCGAAGGTGACAAGATGGCCGGAAGACACGGTAATAAAGGGGTTATCTCTAAAATTCTTCCAAGAGAAGATATGCCGTACATGGCAGATGGAACACCTATTGATATCATGTTAAACCCACTTGGGGTTCCTTCACGTATGAATATCGGACAAATCTTAGAAATCCATTTAGGTATGGCTGCTAAGAAGTTAGGTGTTAAAGTGGCAACACCAGTATTTGATGGACTTACACAAGCTGACTTAGCTGATATTATGGCTGAAGCTGGCATGGCTCCTGATGGAAAACAAACATTGTACGATGGCCGTACAGGCGAACCTTATGAAAATAGAGTTTCTGTAGGTGTCATGTATATGATCAAGTTATCCCACATGGTTGATGACAAGCTACATGCTCGTTCTGTTGGACCATACACACTCGTTACCCAACAACCTATGGGTGGTAAAGCCCAAAATGGTGGACAACGTTTCGGGGAAATGGAAGTTTGGGCACTCTATGCTTATGGTGCTGCTCATACACTTAAAGAAATTCTTACTGTTAAGTCAGATGATATCATCGGACGTAACAAAGTATACCGTGCGATTACCGATGGTAAACCAATTCCAGATTCACACATTCCAGAATCCTTCCGCGTATTGACTAGAGAGCTTCAATCTTTAGGTTTATACGTTGAATTAATTGATGCTGAGACTGGTGAAAATGAAGTTAATAAATCACTGGTAGATCAAACCAATCCGTTTGAAAGAAAAGGGGGATTCTAA
- the rpsG gene encoding 30S ribosomal protein S7, producing MPRKGHIVKRDVLPDPIYNSKLVTRVINTIMLDGKKGTAQSILYGAFDRIKAETGKEPIDVFNEALKNIMPVLEVRSRRIGGQNYQVPVEVRAERKTTLGLRWLINYSRLRHERTMEEKLAKEIIDAANGTGAAVKKREDTHRMAEANKAFAHYRW from the coding sequence ATGCCTAGAAAAGGACATATCGTAAAACGTGATGTTTTACCTGACCCAATTTACAACTCAAAACTTGTAACTCGCGTGATCAATACAATCATGTTAGATGGCAAAAAAGGTACTGCTCAAAGCATCCTTTATGGAGCTTTTGATCGTATCAAAGCTGAAACTGGTAAAGAACCAATCGATGTTTTCAATGAAGCTTTAAAAAATATTATGCCAGTACTTGAAGTTCGTTCAAGACGTATTGGCGGACAAAACTATCAAGTTCCAGTTGAGGTGCGTGCAGAGCGTAAAACAACTTTAGGACTTAGATGGTTAATCAACTACTCTCGCCTTAGACACGAAAGAACTATGGAAGAGAAGTTAGCAAAAGAAATTATAGACGCTGCAAATGGAACAGGTGCAGCAGTTAAGAAACGTGAAGATACCCACCGTATGGCTGAAGCGAACAAAGCATTCGCTCACTATCGTTGGTAA
- a CDS encoding class I SAM-dependent methyltransferase yields the protein MSGQYFDNNPSLKHEIRSYQFKFNGNIYRFLTDSGIFSRDYLDFGSETLINAFTYEDKPFKALDLGCGYGPIGVLMSKKYPKVSLTMSDVNERACEIAKVNTRENKVEALIIPSDGYTNIHDQFDVIWLNPPIRAGKEVIYRLYEESYNHLLPMGEFWIVIQKKQGAESSQKQLKNLFGNCEVIKKNKGYFILKSQKI from the coding sequence ATGAGTGGACAATACTTTGATAACAATCCAAGTCTAAAGCACGAAATTAGAAGCTATCAGTTCAAATTTAACGGTAATATTTACCGTTTTTTGACTGATAGCGGAATCTTCTCAAGAGATTATTTAGACTTTGGCAGTGAGACGTTAATTAATGCATTTACTTATGAAGATAAACCATTTAAAGCGCTTGATTTAGGGTGTGGATATGGTCCAATAGGCGTATTGATGTCAAAAAAATACCCTAAGGTAAGTCTTACGATGAGTGATGTGAATGAACGCGCTTGCGAAATTGCTAAGGTTAATACGAGAGAAAACAAAGTAGAAGCGCTTATTATACCTAGTGATGGTTATACCAACATCCATGATCAGTTCGATGTTATTTGGTTAAACCCGCCGATTCGAGCTGGGAAAGAAGTTATCTATCGTCTCTATGAAGAATCGTATAACCACTTACTACCAATGGGTGAATTTTGGATTGTGATCCAGAAAAAACAAGGGGCAGAATCTTCACAAAAACAATTAAAAAACTTATTTGGAAACTGTGAAGTAATCAAGAAAAATAAAGGGTATTTCATATTGAAATCTCAAAAGATTTGA
- the rplL gene encoding 50S ribosomal protein L7/L12, translating into MAKLTKAAFIEALKEMSILEIKELVDGLKEEFGIDPTAVSAAPAAAAAVVEEKTEFDVILKGFGAKKLDVIKVVRELTGLGLVEAKTMTETAGAVVKEKVKKEDAEAAKEKLVAAGADVEIK; encoded by the coding sequence ATGGCAAAATTAACTAAAGCAGCTTTTATTGAAGCATTAAAAGAAATGTCAATTCTTGAAATCAAAGAATTAGTTGACGGTTTAAAAGAAGAATTCGGTATCGATCCAACTGCAGTATCAGCAGCTCCAGCAGCAGCTGCAGCAGTAGTTGAAGAAAAAACTGAATTTGATGTAATCTTAAAGGGATTCGGCGCTAAGAAATTAGACGTAATCAAAGTTGTTCGTGAATTAACTGGTCTTGGATTAGTTGAAGCGAAGACTATGACTGAAACTGCAGGCGCTGTAGTCAAAGAAAAAGTTAAGAAAGAAGACGCTGAAGCAGCTAAAGAAAAATTAGTTGCAGCTGGCGCAGATGTTGAAATTAAGTAA
- the rpsL gene encoding 30S ribosomal protein S12: protein MPTIAQLVRNGRQDKVVKSKSPYLGIGLNTLKKKETSVNSPQKRGVCVRVTTMTPKKPNSALRKYARVRLSNGVEVNAYIPGIGHSLQEHSVVLIRGGRVKDLPGVRYHIVRGTLDSSGVANRKQARSKYGAKRPKPGQAAAPAKKK, encoded by the coding sequence ATGCCTACAATTGCACAACTCGTAAGAAACGGTAGACAAGACAAAGTTGTAAAATCTAAATCTCCATATCTTGGAATCGGATTAAACACTTTAAAGAAGAAAGAAACAAGTGTTAACTCACCACAAAAACGCGGGGTATGTGTTCGTGTTACAACCATGACACCTAAAAAACCAAACTCAGCTTTACGTAAGTATGCACGTGTTAGATTATCTAACGGTGTTGAAGTTAATGCCTACATCCCAGGTATCGGTCACTCTCTACAAGAACATAGCGTAGTACTAATTCGTGGCGGTCGTGTTAAAGACCTTCCAGGGGTAAGATACCACATCGTTCGTGGAACATTAGACTCATCTGGTGTTGCTAACCGTAAACAAGCTCGTTCAAAATATGGTGCTAAACGTCCTAAACCAGGTCAAGCAGCTGCACCAGCAAAGAAAAAATAA